The genomic DNA ACAGCCTAGGTTCTGGCTGCACTCCATCTGTAGATTACAAATGACATCTTGTGAAAGGGCCATTCATGTTTTTAGACTAGCTGATATCTTTTCTTAATGGTACTATAGAAACGATAACAAGAGAGAATCAATAATTATATAAATGGAAAATATTCAGTACATTTTGTGAAGTCTCACAGTTACCTTTTCAACTGACATGAAGCCATAACAAATCTCAAAATATCAACAATCCTATAACATCACCTGCATTAAATATCTCTCTATGTCCCACGTCTACAATTTCATCATAATTTGATGGTGTCAATGTTTCtcccttttcatttttcctGTCACAGGTCCTTGAATTGGCCCCATCCATATCATCATTCCTAGCATCAATCGGGACACATGGGATGGAAAGGAATGCCTGTCTCTGAGGATTAAGACTGGTAtgttaacccactgaggatgagCTGACTTTGTTATcacaggcatttcccatagacaccttccCCGAGTGTATTCAGGAATAGTCTTTCACGAGTTAAAGgaatcgtacagttttggttgagacctaacttcaggtttgtaacattttgGGGGGAGATAATGAAAATCttcataaaaaatatgaaagagcattaatTCCAAGAAGAAGTCaatgtctatttgatgaaaattggttttgaaatggctgagatacccaaaacagagcaattctacccaccttttattatgattgctttgttttacttcattttttgacgtctctgccatttcaaaaactgatttcatcaaataaactttgaattcctcttagaatggtatgctctgtactacaaattcataaatggtttcttggtatcttgcaaaaagttaaaaacccaatcctcacctcaatcaatactataccatccctttaatcccaAGATTGATTGGCTACTTACTGAAGGTCAGAGGAGCTCTGCATTCTGCACATCGGTAATTCTGGGTGGACAGTCCTCTGTCTGGACAGATGTTCAGATCAAACCCTGAAATCTGTGGAGAGATAAAAATGGACATGAATAATCATGTTTCTTGCAGGATGCCAGCCACAGACCCAAATACTCAAATGTCTGGTAATGTCCAACATGCATGTCTGTGTGCAAACTAGTACCCATCATTCACATGGGGTAAGATGACTTGTTATATACTGTAGCAACGAGGACATTCTAGACTGCTACAAGCTAATACTTAATAGCCATCCACACTGGATGTACACTCTGCATGACAAAATATCCTTTTCAAAATATGACAGCAACAAATTAACACACAGAAATTTCAACATGAAGCTCTTTTACTAGACTGATAGTTGAAGGAAATGTCAAACTCTGATTTTAAAACTAAGAAAGAAAAGGGGACTTGAACATTTCTCATGATATCTCTTCAACAAGTGATCTTTGGAGggtttaaattttttttttgttttttttttaaatttacacagcatatttttgtttgtttgtatatttgttacATTTCTTAGGTGGCATTTCACTTCTCACACATGCAGCCAAATCATATATTCCATGAAATTTTATAATTACAATCAATATCACTAAAGTTATCCTTATTTTCTTCTTGGATGTTAAAGGCAATTAAAAGCACAAGTTGACACACTGTCACTGATCAGCACATTTCATCAATCTTCTCCTTTGACTGATACATCTGCAAGATGATGTTTTAAAGGTGCacagtcccggtagtgtagagggcgctgttgatgatactgccgatcactgtTAGCGTTGATACGAAGAtagccgaagttgagctgtcatcaagagtaaaaagcgcgtaggtgttgctaagtaacgttgcctttgctgtcttctctgcgcatcatgcagtctgtagtaatgcaagggtgtgtgtgcatgtgtgtttcttattatgacatcacaaaagaagtttgctacacctgtcatcccctcagccgaatcatgagccgaactgtgattgGACCACTGGCTACAGTGGATCAGATTTCTTCAGACTcagggaagtgggccacagtgTAAGCGCTAtaaaagaggagtcgatagcgtaggtctctataggaaacttgcgcggtgcgcccgcgtacgcatttgactaaaccaccgggaccatgtacCTTTAAACTGCAGGTGATACTTACTTTTGTGCTGACACACTGTCTTCTCAAAGAATTAAGGCACTTTCCATGACAACTGAAGCCACACTCTGTGAAGGAGAAGATTCAGGTGGCACAACGTGAGTGTGGAATATTTCAGTGCAGTTTACTTTTTACCATTTCATACAATGTGAGACTTTCTGGCGTCAACACCTACACATGCATAAAATCGTAGCAATTCCTGAACTTTGAGAATAATCTACGAGTGCTTGTGGTACTGTTAAATCTGCCAAAGGATTAATATTATTCATAAGAAATATATTTTGCCATACATGCCGTCTCTGCCTATGGAATATAAGCTGGTGTCTGCAGCTACAGTGGGACCACTTCTATCACGGACATCCTACAAAGTTCTGCAGCTGAGGGCATCAACATTTGGTTTTGGATTTACAAGCTAGTGCTGTGTGACAGGAAAATCCAGTAGACCACAGAACCCCAATGAGACCTTTCCATAGTcataaaggaaatgaaatatggGGTGGTATGGACACCCAGAAGaacctaaaagaaaaaaagaaaaaaaaaagacctacgAGAGAAGGTTAGAGGAAGCATTAAAAGGAAGTGAGAGGATAACATTCAAGAGAGGGATGAACTTGGCAGTCTCCCAAAGAGCTAGGAGGACAGGGTCAGATGGAGCAGAGAGACAGCGGTGGCGCATCTTCACTGGTGCCCCAGTGAAACCAAAGTCATGCGACGGGTGGTGGTACAGGTGACCAAGAAGTAGGTATGCCACTGCAGGGGGTAAAGGGGTAATCCTACCAAtgtggaagaggaagaggatggAATCTCACCAAAACACTTGTACCAAGTCTGGAGCAGGGCCCAGATGACTGACAGGCACACCTCACACTGGTCGTTCAGACTCTTCCCTTTCATTCGATGGAACCGGTGGCCAAGGACGGTCTTCACGTCTTcactctcctcctcctcttctccctCCTGCCAAGAAACATGTACTGGTAAGTATCGGTAAGAGTGTAACGTACAGatacttatacattttcatctagttttatttcattcaagctatacacacacacagccttCTTATACATTTTAGATAGGACTCTCATTCTCTTCATCTACTTTTTCACCTTTGGAAATATGATGATGTGAATTTATTCCTGTGTGTCTTTAATAAACCAAGTCAAAAGCGACCTGAGCTTCCGATCCAAGCAGATTTTTTGTTAGAGGTCAAATGACCTTGATCAGTTTGGTCACTTTTCATAAATATGATATAATCATACAGAGACAAGACACATTAGTGTGTACTACTTTGTATACAAACATCAAAGGAGCAAAATCTTCCTACATTCACTTCTTTTGAGCGCCCTCCCATCACAGAAGGAAACATATTTAGcccatactgtaaaagtggatgttttcgaggtttttttttttttgtgtgtgtgtgtgtgtgctcggccaggtaagatgagttttgcttgtttctttatttccacGGAGTCAAGATACTAACTACGTGTACAGAAACAACATGGCATGTAAAAAATCTTTGCGTGCTTTCATTTTTGCACTAggttctggttgcacgaaatgcctgaaaatttccacttttacaacaAGGCAACCTGAAATACATATTACAAACATTAATCCTAAAAATTGCTTTCAATGATGCTAATCTACACATATCCATGTGGCTTCAGCAAGTGTTCATTTTTCACATGAATATGATAATATTGACCTTAGTCAATAACCTCGCAAGGCAAACTGCACATTGGTCCCACAGTGACAAACATGGCGGAGCTGACTGAATGAGGAAGGTCTCTGAGGTTACCTTGATCTGTAGAAGCTTGAGCCTGAGCTGGACAAGTTTGGCCACCAGTTTACGTCTCTGTTCAGAGTGTTCCTTGGTGGTCCTCACGGCATCCTTGCAGTTCTCAATAGCCATCTCAAGCTCTTCCACTTTAGAGAAGCCAAAGAAGCCCTGTAATAACATAAAGCATACACAACACACAATGGATTCAGTAAAAATCAGGGCATGAAACTTCTGCAAATTAAAGCTGACgacctttttcgcagcatgaaacttttgcaaattacGACTGGCATTCGATATATTGtgtaggaggaaaaaaaaattatgtgcattttactttcacgaatcttggttcctcgcaaaatttgcacaaGTTTCATACATGCGAAAAAAttatggttttacagtataccctCGTGGTTACTACCCTAAATCCACCTGATAGCCACATACTAACTTCACCATCCCTCCTTTCATTCTCAAATGTAAATGGCTCTGATATGTCTGGCTGGATGATACACAATAGCAATTTTGTGTCAGCTGTAATGCTAAGTTCACACCCATGTTCTTGGCGGCCAAGGCAACCCCATTTGTCCAAAGCATAGTCTGCTATGGGTAGGAGAGATACTTTCCCTTTTCCCCTTCCACAGTCTATTCTTGTTTGTTCTAGTCCTCGCTCCGGTGAACATGCACCCATCAGATGCCATTCTTACAGCGTCTGGTCAAGCTAGACTACACAATATTTCCCGTCAAGTCCCAGTATGGAGAGCCTCTACGTTCTGTTACAGCATATTACCTACAGTAACATTTTGTTGTGTCCATCCCGTTTCATTACGGCCtacaaggtttctcattagTACCAGGACTGCCAAAGTaaattttttgacagtttaaaaatctgacactGTATCCACGGAAATGATAGCCTGTAACATTTGTCCATTCCATCCCCCAACACTGTCTCACATCCACCCCGTTTTGTTCATGAAGGCCTGAAATATGACTGCTgtggccgccgggaacatggtggaAATGCAGCATAACTTACAATGCCTACATGTTAACATTTGGCTCTGGCATAGCACAGGAAGTGCACACATTATCAAAGTCAATCATTGCATGGGTGTTAGGGATGTGGTCTATGGTGCTGTACCTCAGACCCATCTGAGGAGTCTCGTACAAacgtacaaacaaacaaacaaacaaacaaacaaaaacttgcCAAGAATGCAGGAAAACAGTCCCCACATAATGATAAATTCCAAGGGTTTAATTTACTAAAACAATTTTACAATTTATTTTCAACTTATATGTCCTACTGTAACTTCCATGCTGATGTCATTGGAGCTAATTCTGCCTATCTTTGCATCCAGCACATAAAGTAATGCTACAACAGTGTCAATATTATCACAAAATGAGCCCATCCTTACATCATCCCCAGTGTCAGTTAATCAATAAGGGCTTTAGCTACCCACTACTCACAGCAGGCAATGTGGACAGTTCTGCCATTTACTGTCTGCTGAAATGTGAACTAGCAATCAGCATAACACCATATGGTAAGCACTCTTCATTTGCTGAGAGACATATGTAGCGCACATTGTagtttacgaaaaaaaaaagagagtaaaacaAACGAATGACAAACACAAAGACATGTGCATCAATCTATGACATATTATTTCAGATCTGATGGCATGAATACTTCTGCAGACTACAGAAAATTTTCACCCAGATGTCTATAGTGACAAGTATAGCAATGGGGCAATAGCTTCATGTGGGTCAAAACAAAGGACAATTAGGCACTGTGACAAAGGAATTTACTGTATACAGTGTAGGTACAATACAATTGTATAAATAGGTAAACTtttattactgaaaaaaaaagtaagctcAGAAGGTTATTGTATCCTTCATGTATATCTGTGAGACAGCATTATGGTTGTAGATGGTCATTTTCAAACGTGAGTGACACGACAATCTGAGAGTTAGAAGGGCACATATCTTCCCACCTGGAGGTTATGAATGGATCATGACTACCATTTTAGGTTCAGTGTAGGACTGGCATGTACCATTACTAGTTGGATTTGAATTCTCCAATTAACAAGtaaattatgatgaaaaaaCGATGCGTGAGTGACACGACAAATTTCGGACATGGGTTTCTGACCATTAACGGTTACAGCTGGATTCGTGCCAAAGTAGTACTCCAAGAGAACCATGAGTACGAGTGCATGTACATCAATAGTGTACCTATCTAACATATACAGTCACAAGCAATCCCTCCATCTCTGTTGTAAATGGTTCACCCTTACGTGCCGTGAGTGACACGACATCCAAAACGTGAGTGACACGACAGGTGCAAAAATTCCACAATTATCTCaacaatgtaactttttttggcATTATGTTCATGGTAACTCTGCACTAATAAACACTTTCTATTCTAATGAAAGCTAATGCACACATTGTAAGACTTCAACAAATGTTCAGTATGTAATTTTGCACTATGAaggatttgttttactttatttcttcTACACAATCCTTTCTAGGATGAGAAAAGTCTGTGTagaaaaaatggtttgtttgcttcCACATCGGCTTGAAGCTACTAAAAgtgtttagttgttgttttttcttgttgttggttCATTGTGGGAGAAGGACTACTGCTGTGACTTCATTCTGTTCTAAAAATGGCTCTCCTTTGCTGCACTCGAAGCAATTTTGATGGATTCTTGTCTTTTCAGAAATTTCATACTCCTAGCACTAGCCTCTTAACAGATAACTTAGTAAAGTCTGACCACAGTAATCACTTTTCTGGATTGctaaaaaaatcaagacaataGACTGCATGGCACATGAATGTCTTTGCTTGTTCAGTACAAAATGATTTCTAAAAGGACAAAACATTTGATTCTTTTGCAAAGTAATAGTAATTCAGGACGTAAATGTTGCTATGATACAACATTATATTTCTACAAACCAAATACAGTTGCTAGAAGGAACAAACTGTAGATTCTGAGGAAGGGGTATTTCCAGTCACATTCCTTTTCAATCCACATTATTTGAATGATGAAACATAAAATTATCATGTAAATAACTggattgaatagtaaattgataATGTCTTTTGTATGCCCCAAACACATCTTGCATAGAGTGTCATGTTTGAGCACATCTCTCTTATCTGACAAAATGTGTCGAGACGGCTACCAGTCATGACATGGTCAGATATTCACAATCTGAGTTGGAATGTGTTTCACAGACAAGTCAGACAGCAACTGACCATAACAGGGATGTTTCTGTTTCTCTTCTCAAACAATGTTTCAACTCACAATCTTGCCAACAAAGTGTAATCGCTCAGCATGATATGCTGTTGCTGTTACATACAGAGTTGTAGGTTACAGCAATTGCCTGAGAGTTTCATGGTAAAAATATGTAGATCTACAAGCTTGTATAGAAGATCGTAATGGATGCAGAAGATTGGTCAAAACTTTGTTGAACGGTGCACTTATTGCTGATGAAATTTAGTCCCACATCAATGTTTAATAAATTATGCAAGGGCTCGGGCATTCATTATGACAGATATCAATATTGCAGTGTAGAATCCAAACTATTACTCTCAATCATAACTTTACCTTTAAATACTTTTTCTACGAATGTGTAATGTCTGCAGCATGGCGATGTAATGTCCatagcacttttttttatttgaattatgCAGGTTTATAAAGAACTGTGTGGATGTGTTGTGTGATATCACATTTTAGCTTTGCATttgaatttaaaacaaaatttgaccaaaacaCTGTTTTTCTACCAAAACTTGTATGTCAAAAATAGGATAGACATGGCACTCTGAAAGGGgttgaaatttgaatatttatatatatatatatatatatatatatatatatatatatatatatatatatatatatattattattattattattattattatattttatcAGATACCAAGGAGGATTATTTAGCTGAAAGTCATCTTATAGTGAAAATTTCTACTTTAGAAGATCTACCTTGTACATGCAAATTTTGCCAAATATGAATATTATCAGCAAAAGACACACTATTTCAATAgctgaaaaatgctgttttttttcccccaaattcgACCAAAAATTGTTATATCGGTTTGCTATGACCCTTCATAAATACTATCCACTGTGAAACAAAGTTGTTTCTGGATATttgttcattatatatatatatatatttttttttttttttttttggggggggggggaatgcccACACGTACACCCTGTAAAAGATATGGTGCCGAttttaaacacaaacacactgtaACATGCAGATGATCATCATAACCAGGCTATTCCTGTTGCAATGGGCAAATTGGAAAATAAATAGGAAAAGCTACAGGAGGTCTACTCTTACCAGGGATGACATTTGATTATATTCATAGTTTCCATTTAGTATACTCAGTAATGTTTTTATGATTAGTCTCTGTCCTGATTTGTGTACAATGTGATATCGTGAGTGACACGACATACCGTGAGTGACACGACATTGTGAGTGACACGACAGAACTTTGACTGTTGATTCTGGCTTTACATATTACAAATTGGACAAAGTTACTACACATGAAATAAGGTATGGTGAAACTGTATTTGGTCCTGTATTGGGgtaatttgattttcaaaatacacAGCTCTAGAAAACTTTTTATGTTTAAAACGTGAGTGACACGAcaaccatttttgaaaaatttgaaGCCCTCATTTGTTCTCAAAATGATTTCTGAGAATATGTAATGCTATTCAGGGGATAAATACAATACTAAGGTTTTATCTTATCAACAAATactcttcaaatacaaatattttatcaTGATTTGCAGTATGTGAATTTTGAtgcaaaaatacacattttatgACATTAAATTACCCAAGTACTAAATTTGCTGTATTACGAGATAAATTATTTTACGTAATCTTTATGGAAGAATATGGTCTAAGATATCTagtttcaaaaaatattgaagcCTACTGATTTCTTCCAAGTTTTAATTTTCACCCTCATGTCcacttttgtttgaaaatggccAGATGCCTCCACAGATCATTAGCACACTTTGACTCTCTGACACTCATTTAACCAAGATAATGTACATGACATACTTCTGAAACTGAGAGGTGAATTACCCATGATACACACCAATAAAGCAGCACTATAAATACACTATAACTGGTTTAGGGATTTAATTATGTGGGTCTTGCGATTTACTGCAGGCAAGAATTAGGTTTTAGAATTACAGTACATGTGATTGTAGGGTACTGGAATATAATATGTCAATTCAATGCCAATACATGAAGATATAAGAcaatttaatgataataatattaagaCAGGAGGTATTTCTAATGTTCCTTACCAATCCAAGTGCTCAAAAGGCACAAAATTCCTAATAAAGCACAAAGTTTCATTCATTCtactttaaaggacaaggacataaggattgagagaatgcagcaatattagtagcacacatcagtgaaagtttgaggaaaattggacaatcgatgcaaaagttatgaatttttaaaatttttgtgttggaaccactggatgacgagactactaaggctcgtgatgtcatatgagtacaacagtataaagaaaatgtaaagaaaattcaacatattttcactttttttcgcataataaaagagcacttgacttgcctctttctaaaggcaatgggaatattacccataacatatgtcagtaatgagtcaagggaatgtgtacttttttcaaaagatgaaattttgtgaaattctctttatattttccttattattgttgtacgcatgtgatatcattcactgcagtagtcttctcatctagcggcgactgcacaaaaacttcaaaaatgcataacttttgaacggattgtctgattttcctcaaactttcaatgatgtgttctactaatattgctacattctctcaatccttatgttaatgaaggtgaacttgagaAAATGGTGTAGACAAGTCCACAGTTTTGGGGGTTTGGATTACCTCTGGCTGGGAGAAGTGGTTCTCTGAGATGCCGAGGTCCTCGTTGGTTATAAGGGCAAGGTCCTGGTCTTCTGACGGCAAGCTGATGTCGGCCTCAGAGCCCTGACTGAAGGACTGGCCTGACCTCAGGAATTCCTCACCAGCATGGCCATGTCCTTCAGTGGGTAGGTACAGACATACAGAAGATGCTCTGGGTATGCTACAATTATACTCCTGATATCTTTGTGATAAGGGCATTTACTAATTACATGAATGGCTAACAttctataaaagaaaatgtcagACAAAACACTTACAAATTGAATTATTGACTAAGCATCTGTTTTGGcacttctgttttgttttgttttactttgtttgtttgtttgttttgtttgttttgggtttgtttttttttttgcatttttaaatcactgttatTTGGTGATTAGATTATATTGCTGTCATATATAATGAGCCAGGTATTGAGCATTTGGGGGACTACTGTACTAGTCTCAAGTATACTGGGGCAGGTGCCTATGTGAAAtacttgttgtagcaaaatcatctCATCCTCAAGGGGTTAATTAATAACTGACTAAGTGCCTGTCTTTGCTGTTGtggtttttctttaaatcactgTATTTGGTGATTAATTCATTTCACTGACATGGAcaccgtttacagtgcggggccgggctcggccgcggctcggccatgGCCGACCctggcctcaattgcgcggccgagcctcgcaattttgtcagtttacactgctgggcttggccacgcttttaattcaaacctttcaatattttgtcgtagtggcgctctgcttgtaaacaaacgcaatttggtattatCTGTATtgtcagaccctttgccaagtgaattctgtggcgacgaagtcAGGCAAaggccgttcgggcaaaggcctttgctgaaggaaaaaatcctttgcaggacaaaaccaccttaaactatactggTTTTTGATGTttagggggttaatatcctgaatagcgaaacagtacaggcagagggtttggaagccagactaaaattggccgcgcatttggcccagtttgcgtttacaccgagAAAAGCCCGGGCTCGGCCACAGCTCGGCCacggccaaatgcgaggccaattttggcctcgcatttggccttttgcgcgtttacactgaaatgaaggagggctcggccatggccgagcctcgcactgtaaacgggtcACTATGAGCCAGGTACTGAACAACATTTGAGAGGTGGAGGAGGGGGCCTGCTTTGAAACCTTCCAAATCTTGCATGAGTTTCACCTTATTACAAATAGATGCAAGCACCGGTGATGATTAAATGTGGACAGTCAATAGTGGACAGCCAATGGTATAAAGATGGAAAAGTCAAGTCTACAACCATAGGGGAGAAATAACCATTGCTGAGTGTGGCCAGTTATCAGACATAAATTGATACAATACATATATCAAGTAAAAGGTTAAAATTCCTACCTGCACTGGTCTTCTGACCATCCTCCGAACCAAGAAAACCTCCAGGAGTTGCATGAGAGGGAACTTCATCCTTATCTGTTGCAATATCTAGAAAGGGATTGGATACTTCATTCAGCATGTCCTCCCTTTCTCCTAGCCTCTCGAAATCATTCGTCTCTGAGGCAGAAGAATGAGGGAGATAAGGTCCAGTAGAACGTATCCGACTACTAGTACTCGTAGTTTGATGGTCGGATGGTGAATGGGCATTCTGCATTTGATGATGACTGTTTCTAGTCGAGTCTGAACGGTGTCCTGCATTGCCATTCATGATAATGCTACCATTTATCCTCTGCTCGCCTTTCTTTGGAGGCGGCCGGTTCGTGTCCGGCCTCTGGTTCTCATTCTCCCGACTACTGTCCACTTCCCTGCTGTCATCTTGACCGCCCTCGGGCCTCTCCTCATCCTCAGAGTCCGTCCAGTCGTCAGTGCCCACTGACCCGCCGGAGAACTTGATGACGGCTGCCGAGGTGATGAAGGTATTCACCTTGGAGTCCTTGATACTGCCTGATCTACTCATGCTGGGCTCCCCATCTCATCTCACTGGAAACCCTCATGTACagctaaaagaaaaagaaaacaatgatgtggAACAATTGCCAACATGTTTTGCAGGGCTGAATCaataatgcaaaataaaagactccACTTTGATGAATCCTAAATACTTTACAATGTCACATAGCTGTGTTTTATACCATGAACACTGATGCAGTAATCACATAAGACGAACCGACATGACCAAGCTTTatatgaagggaaaaaaaaacattaattcaGAAATGCAGGTGGTCTGTAATTAAGTGTACAATGAGTATAAATAACAGCTGATTTGCACAGTTTTTCCTACTACACAAGCAAAACAGGCAGAAATGTTTTTGGTTATGTATAAGAATGAACACAcagaaaaaatgggaaaagaaCAACACATTTGAGTAACAGTAATGGGAAGCTTCATCAACAAATAAGACTGAAAATTCATGAAGAtgtgaaggagaaaaaaaaaatcactgaaataAGGTACTAAAAGAAATTGACTGATATAGTGTAAGGAGTTGATGGAAAGAACAAAAAGCAAATACGAACTGAAAAAATATGACAACATTCTTGAAACAGAACTTGATAAagaacttgagaaaaaaaatgaacaataaaagcTGCCAAGTTTCAGGTATTCCCTGTTTACTTTGtcatatgtgtgtgttggggggggggagggacaatAACTggtatgtacagctgtatactaAGAAACAAACTTGTGAATCCTGTATGAAAACTGGTAGTGCAAACTCATACTGTAGAATGAGAATTAGAAATCACCATGGTGCTGAGGTTGCACATAGTCAGAATAGAGTGCTGAGTGTCCAAAGGTCTCCTGATAGAAATGAGATCTGGGTATAAGAGCTGGAGGTTTCGCATTACAGTGTAGGGAGGGAAAAGTGGCATTAGACTTGAGGGATCATTTATCATGCATTAGTCCAGCTTTTGATCTTCAGGAGCATATAACATCAATGTCACAGCAGGCCAGAAAAGGAAACCAATGCAGTCAATAGACAACAGCTTCAGAGTTCAtgccaatttcatgaaaattattagGTTGAATGGCACAGTTGAAATGTAGTGATATAAAACATGTTAACAACCTGTACTAGGTGCTGATTGAGAAATTGTATACTCTGTGACACTGTGTTCATCTGCAAATTTGTTCACAGATACTGAGAAATCAAGGAGGTATTACAACAATAATGTAGCCTCGCCTTGTATCTCCTTGGGCGAATTAGCTCAAAGTTCTTTGTATGCACACCACCCATTGCCAAATGGTGCTGTATCGCAAATGCTAGACAAGTTTCAGTGGGAAGTTTTTTCTTGATGAAAGTTCACTCACTCTCATATTTTGACTTGACATCTTCATGTGCAAGGAACGTTGCCAGTCGATGCAAATGGAAATCGCAATTAATTTCTTATACAATATTTGTCATAT from Diadema setosum chromosome 9, eeDiaSeto1, whole genome shotgun sequence includes the following:
- the LOC140233524 gene encoding differentially expressed in FDCP 8-like, with the protein product MSRSGSIKDSKVNTFITSAAVIKFSGGSVGTDDWTDSEDEERPEGGQDDSREVDSSRENENQRPDTNRPPPKKGEQRINGSIIMNGNAGHRSDSTRNSHHQMQNAHSPSDHQTTSTSSRIRSTGPYLPHSSASETNDFERLGEREDMLNEVSNPFLDIATDKDEVPSHATPGGFLGSEDGQKTSAGHGHAGEEFLRSGQSFSQGSEADISLPSEDQDLALITNEDLGISENHFSQPEGFFGFSKVEELEMAIENCKDAVRTTKEHSEQRRKLVAKLVQLRLKLLQIKEGEEEEESEDVKTVLGHRFHRMKGKSLNDQCEVCLSVIWALLQTWYKCFECGFSCHGKCLNSLRRQCVSTKISGFDLNICPDRGLSTQNYRCAECRAPLTFNGVQPEPRLCDYSGLYYCNLCHWNDLEVIPARVIHNWDFEPRKVCRQSKQLLRLMSSRAVLRIQDLNPMLFSYVEELSQIKRLREEVLIMKVYFLSCRNAMEEKLLKRLQNRPHFVENSDTYSLQDLLDAEEGSLLSELATIHGDYAVHIRIECQLCQAKGFICELCNRDEILYPFDMIATVCASCSAVYHRDCYYKRSEECPKCLRMSQRASTERPAASRRIPIYK